DNA from Lactobacillus sp. ESL0791:
TATTCGAGCAGTTAAGTTAAATGGCGCAGAAACAGGCATTTTGGCCAAGTTCGTTGCTAAGCTAAAAAGATTATATAAACTGTCAATTAAAAATGATGCAGTGTTTGCAGTTTTGTCACCAATTCAAGATATGGTTTCCTTTGTGTTAATCGTTTCGGTTCTGTTTTATGGTGGCTATCGTGTACAAACTAGCACTTTGACTGTTGGTGCTTTGACATCATTTTTGATTTACTTTTTTCAAATCGTTAATCCAATTAACGTTCTTGCCTCGTTTTACACGGATTGTAAACAAATGAAGGGTGCAGTTTCAAAAATCAGTGACATTCTTGGTAAAAGTACTGAAAAATATCATTGTCGTAGCCTTAATGTAAAAGTAAATGAACCATATAATTTAACTATTAGCAATCTTTCCTTTGCTTATGGTCAAAAAAAGGTTTTAGAAAGGATCAACATGCAGTTTCCGACTGAAAAGAAAATTGCAATTGTTGGTCCTACAGGTGCAGGTAAATCGACATTAATTAATTTGATTACTAGGCTGTATAATCCGACATCGGGAGCGATTAAGCTTAATGAAATTAATAGTAATGAATTTGCTTTGGAAGATTGGCGCAGTCTGTTTGGCGTAGTTTCACAGGAAAATTATATTATTTCGGGAACTATTTACGATAATTTAGTTTTTGGGCTGCAACAGCAGCCATCGGCTAGTAGCCTTAATGAAGCTATTGCCATCGCGAATCTAGCAGAATTTATTGCTGGTTTAAAACACGGTATAGCCGAAGTTGTTGGTGAACAGGGCATTAAGCTCTCAGGTGGGCAGCGGCAAAAAATCCAAATTGCCCAAGCTTACTTGAGGAATCCACGTTTTTTAATCCTTGATGAGGCTACTTCCAATCTAGATGCAAATTCTGAAGCAGAAGTTTCGCAGGCTCTAAAGCACGTTATGCAGGGCAGGACAATCATAACGATTGCCCATCGCTTAGCCACAATTACCGATTCCGATCGAATTTATTTTTTGGATAATAAGACGATCGTTGGTTCAGGAAATCACGAAGAATTACTGAAAAAGGTGCCTAAATATCGGCGTTTTGTTAAAGAACAAATTTTACCGTCGAATAGTCATCGGATAAATGGAGTTGATAGTTGAACAGGAAAGGAGCATGAGTGTTGGAGAGCAAATATATAGAATTTAATAAAAATGATAGTGGTTTATTTGATCAAGATCCAAACCAAATAGATAAAAAAGCTGACAGATTTGTAATTCCCGATTTTTCGTTCAAACATTGGTTTTATTCGGTTAGTAATGATTGGATATATGTGATGAATAAAGATGAGAAAGATTCACCAGATCAAGGATGGAAAATTCACTTAACCGCAGTTCCTGAAGAAGCACAGGAATTATTATACGTGGTAGCTGATTATTTGCTGACACGGGGAGTTTCATTTAAATTTGTGCCAACGGTTGTTAAACTAATTGAAAAAAATTCTAAAACTGCCGATAGAAGTTCTTCAGGCAAATTTATAACAATTTACCCACATGATGAAACCACATTTGTACAATTACTGGATAAGTTAGATAAGTTAACGCATTTCTTTACTTCTGGGCCATATATATTGAATGATAAGCAATGGAAAGAAGGCAACGTTTTCTTTCGCTATGGTGGCTTTAAAGAAATGATATTAAAACAGAATGGTGAGAAAATTGATGCGATCAAGGATCCCAATGGTAAGCTAATTCCAGATAAAAGGGTGCCATATTATTATTTACCTGAGTTTGTCACAGAACCGGCAATTATTCAGGCTGAGGAACAGGATCAAGCATTGAATGATACGGAACTAAGTGAATTTGACAAGTATCAAATAACTTATCCCATTACCTTTAGCAATGCTGGCGGTATTTATAAAGCAAGGATTGCCGATAAACAATGTGTTTTGAAAGAGGGGCGGCCCAAGGCCGGCCTAGATGGTAATAATAATGATGGCTTTTACCGGATCTTGTTGGAATATCGCACTTTAGTTAGATTAAAGGACAATACTTATGTGGTAAATGTTAGTAATTACTTTACAGCTTGGAAGCACAACTATCTGGTAGAAGATTTTGCTACAGGAGTAACTTTAGATGAATTTATTGCAACGAATTTTCCGTTTAATAATATAACTTGTAAGCCCGAAACAAGCAATAAGTATTTAGATAATGCAATTTTGATTATTGAAGAATTAATCAAGGCGATTAAATCAATTCATGCACAAGGGATTGCGATGGGTGATTTACAACCGGGAAATGTGATTTTTTCGGAAGCAGATCGAAAAATAACCCTAATTGACTTTGAAGAAGCTGCCAATCCCAAGTCTAAGTTTGCTTCAGGCTTGATAACTGATGGCTTTGCTAGTCGTGAAGCACAAACTTTTGGAGAGGCAGATTGGTTTGCTATTGGTAAGATTGCTTATCATTTATTTATTCCTATATCAGCAGCTAATAGCAGCCTTTCTCCCGATATAAAATCGATTTACGATGAAAGAATAAGTCTAGTATTTGGTGAAAAGGCAATTAAATTTCTAAAAAAAGTCATGTTGGAGATATCTAGGCATACGAACGTTGATGGTGCTCCTTTATTTATGGAGAAATTTTTAAAGCTTCCTGGTAAAAGACTAACCAAGAAAAATAAGCAGTACTTTATTACGGAATTGAGAAACGGAATTGCTAACCATTTGGATTTCACTAGTTCAGGTCTGATTAAGGGTAACGTTAAACAGTATCAAGATACTACGTCAAGATATTCTGTTGAGTATGGTGCATTTGGTGGCATAATGACACTAATGCGGTCTGGTGGGATTAATGATGAAATAGTCAGTAGCATAGAAAATTGGTTTTTACCGAATTATTCAATTATTTCATCAAATGATTTCGTTAAATCCTCGTCTTACGGACTGTTTGATGGCCTAGCGGGTATTAGTTCTGTCTTGTATGATCTGGGACAGGCGGATAAAGCGACTAAACTTTTGCAAAAAATTAATTTAGCAGATGTTGGAAATGTTTCTTTATTAAATGGTGTTTCGGGAATAGGGCTGGCATTTCTAGGAGGTTATCTCATAACAGGTAATACTGAACTTTTGCAGAGCTGTTATCAAGCTGCTGACATAGTAAAGGCTAATTTTGAAAAAAGAACAGATGTTAAGCCTGAATTAAAAGATACTGGTTTATTAAATGGGTTGGCAGGAGAAGCATTATTTCTGTATAAATTGGGAGAAAAGACACAAGCACAAAAGTTTAAAAAATTAGCTATTAATATCATTGATTACATAATTAAACATCAGCTCAAGTACGATCAGGATGGTAATTTGTTTGTGAATGATACTAGTAGAAAGGTTCATAGATTAATTCCTTATTTAAACGATGGTTCAGCAGGAATAGCGATTGTTATGCTGATTATTTATCAGGATCAGGAATCTTTTCTTACTAATAATAGAGAAAAAGTTTTACGTGATTTAATCAGTGCTACTTTTTCGGCTTCAACAGTAGAAGCTGGAATATTTGATGGTTATGCTGGATTTTTGATATTAGGCAATCTTATTAACTTAAGCTTTAAGGATGATCGGTTATTGAACTACACATTGGACGGTATGAATATGTATTTATTTTCTAATGGCTTAGATGAAATTTATTTGTCTGGTGAACGGGGATTAAAATGTTCGATGGATGTAGCTACTGGTGCTAGCGGCTTAATTTTGGCTTTACTAGGAATAGACACGGACAAGTGGTATTCATTTTTACCGATTCCGCTATCAGCAAAAATATTTTAAAGGTGGTGAAAAAGATGAGAAATCGAATTTTGGCTTTGCAAAAGCGTAAAGCAAGACATAATGGGTCGGCCAAGCGCCACAAAAGTAGCATAAGTCATCATTGCTATTATGTGAAAAGCAATAAGAGTATTGTTTGTAGATAAAATACTTCAAAAGTTTTTAAAGAAGTTGATGAATGTGGAAAATTAAATTTTGAGTTTACAAATAAAAGCTTAGGAAAATTAATTAACAATTATTGTTAGAAAGTTTAAGAGGTGAGAGAATTTCTTTGAAAAATTTTATAATTGTGTTGTAGATAAAGGTCTATTGTTACTTTTATCTACTTTTTCATCTATGTAATATATAGATGAATTAAGAGTATAATGTATATAAAATAATTATTATAATTCAATTGAGAATAATTATTTTTATTAGGAGTATATTTGATATGAAAAAATCTTTTAAATTTTGGTTCACAATTATTATGACCAGCTTAACTTTGGTGCTAGTGGAGTATTTACCTAATCATAACAGTATAAATGAGGTTCATGCCCGGGCAGAAAAAGCTAGTCTGCAGAATCCGGTCAGAACTGTTCCCCTAGCTAAGTTTAATAAAATTGACATCAATGTGGCTGCGACTGATGTTCACATCCATACCGGTGATAGGTACCAAGTTAAGATAACAGATAATAAATATGCAACTATTTCAGCCGAAAATAATCAAGGAACATTAAAAATTCGCGATCACGGGCAAGGCCGTCCTTTTGGAAAAAGGGGCTGGGCAAATCGCCATTGTGCATTAGCAATTGATATTACAGTTCCTGATAAAGATTCTCTAATTGCAATTACTAGTAAGAATAATGCCGGTAATTTTAAAGTAGAAAATTTGCAGCTTCGAAAATTAGCTATTGATACTGATGCAGGGGATTGTAAATTGCTAAATATGCAAATAAAGCGGCAAGGCAGGGTAAGTACCAATGATGGAGATATTAAAATTTCCAGTTCACAACTAAATAATCTTAATTTCAAAAGTAAGGATGGCAATATTACTATTAATCATAGCAAGCTAGCGGGGAGCAATTTAGTTAAGATTAATCTTGGTAATTTCACCATGCATCAAGCGTCTAGAAAAATCAATTATCGGTTAGCAACTCGTGGAAAACTAAAATTATTTGATCACAAAAAAGATGGCGATTGTCTTAAGAAAGTACATCTTACTGAAGCGGCTCCGTGTAATAAGAATACACTTAAAGTTACAGCTTCTTATGGTAATGTTGGTATCAATTAAATATAGCAAATAGTTTAACTGAAAAATCAAAGTTAATATTACGGGGAGCATACTAATGCAAAAGTATAAACGGATTTTTTATTTTATTAGCTCTCTATATGACATAAGTCTTGCCGTATGGAGCGGCACGATTTATCTCTTCATGCATCAAATTGGCTATACTTATGGCCAAATCAATCTTTTTTTAAGCATATTTTGGTTGATTACTTTCTTCACTGAAATCCCTTCTGGCTATATTGCTGATCGGCTAGGTTATCTTAAAACGATTCAAATCAGTGGATTTATCCGAGCCGCTGGTTTATTGGTCTTGGCATTTAATGCGTGTCACCTATGGGTTTTAGTAATTAGTGGGATTTTGACGGCTTTAGGTGACTCGTTGCAGTCGGGCACATTACCGTCATGGATTGCCAACAAAGCAGTCGTTAATAAAGAAAAAAACAAATTGGGAGCAATTTACTCTTTTTATAATTTGCTATCAACACCCATTAATATGGTATTTGGCTTCATTGGCGCTCAGTTACTTGGAAATATTGATTTGAAGCTGCCATTAATAGTCGGTGCAGGTTTATTAGTTATTACAGGGGTGATAGTGTGGCCTTTGTTGAAATATGATAGTCAGAATTTAATGCAAAAGCACCCTAAAGTACAATTTCATTTGGTAAGCGATGTAAAGACAGTTATTAAGCATGAATTGACGACTTTTAAGTTGATTTTACTATTACTACCGATTACTTTTATTTCGGCTGGACCGTTAGACCAATGGCAGTTATATTTCCAGCAGGGTAAGCAGATTAAGAGCGGTATTATTTTGCTCGCAATGGGTTTAGTTGGAATGCTGGGTTCACTGGTTTATCGTAAGCTTAGTCAAAAACCACAGCATGAATTGAGATTGATTAGTATTTGTGTTTTATTGATGACAGGTACAATTTGTCTGACTGTTGTTACCAGAAAGGCTTATTATTTGTCATTGGCGTTATTCTTGCTTCATGACTTCTTTGGTAAGATTGAACAGATCGCGCAAGATACTTTTTTGCAAGTGACAATTGAAACGGAAACTAGGCGAGCTACGCTTATTTCTGTTAGTAACGCATTAGAAGCAGCAGTTTCAGTAGTAATTTTGGCAATTAACGGGTATTTGTCGGATCATTACGGAATTGGTACTGCTTGGATAAGTCTAGCTGTAGTTGGAATACTACTGTTTGGTTTGGCATATTTGTTTAAACGAAAAAGTAGCAGTGACTAACAAGTAAAATATCTAGCGATTATAGAGCATTTGAAGATCCTAAGCTATGAAAAAAAGTAAATCGCTAGTCAACCAAGAAAACAGGAGTTCACAATAAAAAAATCTTTTAAAATCGGCATCACGGCCGTAATCATTGGCATAATTTTTCTTATTGTTGGTGGTATTAATCATGGATTGCCTGATCATTATGACAGCAAAGCTAGTAGCTATACAAAATCCACTTCAAAATCACGCACTGTTGATACAGTTAGGTTTAATCAGGTTAGGTTAAACAATATTAAGGCAGCCGATGTCTGTATTCACACTGGCAGTAAATACCAAGTAAAAATCACGGATAACAAAGATGCAACTATCACGGCAAAAGTTAAGCATGATGAGTTAGAAATTGGTGAACATGGAATTGGTCAGGCTTTTGGAAAAAATGGTTGGGCCAATAGAGGTCATAAGTTTGCCATTGAAGTTACCATTCCAACCAAGGATTCATTATCTGAAATTACTGGTGAGAAAAATACAGGCAGATTTAAACTGGCTAATCTGTCTTTACAAAAACTTGATGTTAAAACTAATGCGGGCAGCTGCAAATTAACCAATGTTCAAATAAAGCAGCAGGGTAAGATAAATGCCAATGTTAGCAAATTATCTATTTCCCGTTCAGAGTTGAATAATTTTACTTATAAAAGTCGCGTGGGCAGTGGCAGTTAACAATAGTCGATTATTTGGCAGCAACCGCTTTTCCTCTAACATAGGTAATTTTACAATGCGTCAAGCACCAACAATCAATTATGATCTTTCTACTGTTATGGGTAGTATTAAATATTTGGGCAGTCAAAAGGGAAGAAAATTTGCTAAGCATGTTGGCAGTAAAAATTCACTCAAAGTTACTACTAGAATGAGTAAAATTTCGATTAACTAGTTTTCATTATTATTGAGATTATCAAGAAAACTTTAGATTTAGTTCATGATCAACCTACATGGTGCTCACAGATAGTAAAATAATCTAAAATTTTATGATGCTATTTATACCTTGTGCTTATATATTCTTTTATACCTTACTTGATAAGTTGAATCAAATTATCTTGTTTTTTCTTCATTTTTAATGAAATTGATAAAAGTTTTAATAACATTAGTCTGTGGAAAATTAGCAACTGAAGCCAAGTAAATATTACGATAAATTTTAGGAAATAGGGGAATTGCTACAACATTTTCTGGACGTATTTTTTTGAATACTTCTTCTGATAAAAATGAAATTGCCATATTGCTTTGTGCAATTTGAATAACTACATCTGCTTCAGAGCTTTCGCCTATTATTATTGGCTTAACATTATTTTTAACTAGTAGAGTATATAATGGCAAATATACGTTTGAATTATGAGAGATCATTAAAATTTTTTGTCCATCAAGATCTTTAGGGAAAATTTTTTCTGATGTTGCTAATGGATGATTATTATTCATTACGCAAACAATCCTGCTTGTGTCAACAGAAAGTAAATTTAAGTTTCGTTGATATTTAGGAGGCTCGACTATGAATGCTAAATCAATTTTATGGTTTTGAAGTTTTGTCATTAACGATACAGAGCCATCGATTAAAACTTTAATTTCTATATTAGGATAAGTTTTTTGGAATAATTTAATATAATCTAAAACTTTCGTATAACCAAAAGGCCATAAAAGACCTACTTTTATTGATTTAGATTTTGGTAAACGAAACTTGTTTAATGATATTTTCAGCTCGTCTATATTATTTAAAATTTTTTTAGCATAATATACGAAAGATTTCCCTGCTTCAGTTATAGTTACTTCGCTCTTGGTACGAATAAATAATTTTACATTAAGTTCGTCTTCGAGCTTTTTTATTTGCTGAGAAAGGGTAGGCTGAGCAATAAAAAGCTCGTTTGCAGCTTTAGTAAAGTTTCTGGTTTCTGACAATTTGATTACATAATATATTTGATTAATACTCATGGGGCAAATAATCCTATCTGAAATAGCCTACGCCTATAAGCAGACAACTTAATATCTATTGTACATATGTAAGCGGTTTTTGTAAAATCAAAAATGAAGACAATATAATCTTGTAAATTTTAGGAGAATATTAATGAGGAAATACAGATACGATATTGTTGTAGTTGGTGGTGGATCCGCGGGGGTCGCTGCTGCACTCGGTGCGGCGCAAGCAGGGGCTAAGACTGCAATAATTGAACGAAATGGCTTCTTTGGAGGCCAGGCAACTAATTCTTTTGTTACTTCATATTGTGGATTTTATACAAGAGGTTCAAAGCCTATTCAAGTAGTTAAAGGGATTGGTCAGAAGGTTTTAGATGGTCTGCAAGCTTATGGGCAAGATACAAAACCTACGATTTCGCCTTCTACAGGTAATGCGTCAATTAGATTTGATCCGGAAATATTGAAGCTAGTATTAGATGAATTAATGGCAAATAGTGAAGTTGACCTATTTTTACATACATCCTTAATAGATGTTACATTAGAAGAAAAAAGGATAACTGAGCTTACTTGTTGTGATGATGAAGGACATTTCAATATTGTGGCTAAGTCTGTTGTAGATGCATCTGGTAATGCGAATTTAATTAATTTAGCACATATTGAAACATTATGGGGTAATGAAAATGGTAAAGTACAGCAAAGTTCTCTATCATTTAGACTTGAGAATTTACCTAAAAGGTTAATATCCACGGATGACATTTCACAGGCAATTATCGCTGGAAAAAAGCAAGGAATTAAGAATTTAGAAACAGAAAAAGGAATGATTATAAAAAAGCCTAATGAAACATTTGGTTACTGTACTATTCCTAGCTTGATAATTAAGAATTTAACTGCTCAAGAAATGACTTTTGCGGAAATTAAACTTAGACAACAATGTCAAGCATATACGACAACTTTTCAACGGAATTTAGCCGGTTGTGAAAATATTAAAATTATGGCCATTGCTCCTGCATTTGGAATTCGTGAAGCGAGAAGAATTAAAGGTGAAAAGACATTATATGGTACTAAAATTATTGAAGCGCCTAAGACCTCAGACAGTATCGCTCGTGGAGGATGGAGTCCTGAAATTCATAAAAATTCTACTCAATTAGAATTTACTCATATTGCTGACTATGAATATTTTTCAATTCCTTTAGGTACATTAAAACTAAAAGATTATGACAATATTTGGGCTGCTGGAAGAATGATTTCGTGTGATTCTTTAGCATTAGGGTCTGTGCGAGTAATGGGCACTGGTTTTGCAACTGGACATGCAGCAGGTGTAGCTGCCGCTTTAACTTCAGGACAGAAACATTACGATATTAAAAAAATACAAAATGAATTAGTAAGGCAAGGAGCATTAATATGACAAAAGATCAAAAAAAGTATATATATTTGTGCATAGCCGCTTTAATTATTTTGGTGTCTTGGTTTATTCCGACGCCTACGGGATTAAATCGAGCTGGTATGCAAGTTATTGGTATTTTTATTGGTGTTCTACTTTTGTGGGTTACTACAGGAATAGACTGGCCAAGTTTATTGTGTGTTGCTGCCTTGGGATTTATACCTGAAATTGGCTTTGATAATGTTTTAAAAAATTCATTTGGGAATAGTACTTTTGCCTTTTTACTTTTTACATTTATGTGTACGTATGCTTTAAGTCAAACTAACTTTATTAAAAGAATTGCTATTACATTTGTAACTAGCAAGATTTCGCAAAAAGGGCCGTGGCATTTAATTATTGCGTTTTTGTTAGCAGATTTGATTATTGGTTTAATTATGTCGCCAACAGTTTTATTTTTCATTATGTTACCCATTTTGGAAGAAATATATATAGTATTAGGATTAAAGAAAGGCGAATCTTTTGCCAAAGTATTAATGATTGGTCTTGCTATATGTACTAGCTTGTCATCAGGTATGACACCTATTGCACATGTTTTTCCTGTTTTAGCTATGGGAGTCTTTCAATCTATAACTCACCAAGAAATTAGTTATGCACAATATATGGGATTCGCAATTCCAACGGGATTAATTATCTTTATTTTGACTATGCTGATTTTTAAATTTATTTTAAATCCTGATCTTACTCAATTTAAAGCAATGAACAAACAAGATTTTTCTAATCTTGGAATTAAAAAAGCTGATAAAAGAGAAAAAACAACTGTTATAATTTTCATTGCAGTTGTACTTTTATGGGTTCTTCCAGGACTGATTAGTAATTTGTTGCCTAATATAGCACTTGCAATTAGTAAGTATGGCACAGTAATGCCTCCTTTAATCGGTGTAATTATTATGGCTATAGTCAAAATTGATCATAAACCATTAATTAATATTAATGAAGCAATGGTTAAAGGAGTAAGTTGGCCGGCTCTAATTATGGCTTCAGCAACTTTATCTTTGGGTGCAGCTATGACTGATAAAAATGTAGGACTGACAAAATTCCTGACCTCAGCTATTGCACCGATTACTAAGGGATTATCACCAGTTTTATTAATCTTGCTGTTTATTTCATGGGCAGCGCTTGAATCTAGTTTATCTTCACATATGGTTACTGAACAATTGGTAGCTTCAATTGCTGTTCCAGTAGCTTTAGCTTCTGGAAGTCTTAGTGCAGCTGCCATTACAGCTACAATTGGCTTAATTGCAGCAACAGGTTCAGCTGCGCCATCATCAATGCCTTATGTTGCAATAGCTGGTGCTTCAGGATGGACAGATGCTAAAGAAATGATGAAGTATGGTTTTATTTTTATGATTATGGCAATTGTTGTTATTTCTGTCATTGGCTACCCGTTAGCTGCATTTTTGATGAGATAAGATTAAGCCGTTATTAAAATGATCTAAATTTCATAATTTAGAAATAGATTATTAAATTATTAACTTAGGACTAGTTTCCGATATTCTGTCGGTACTAGTTTTTTTATTTAATTTTAGCAATCTTACGCAGATTAAATATGAAAAAAGGCCTAATAATGTTATGATCAATGTATGTATTTTTAAAAAATTAATATTGCTTTGAACTGGTGTAGTTAACGGGATGCTAAATCGTACCTGCTAAAGTTGCAGACAGTTTTTCAATAATGCAGGTAAGGGTTAAATAACATGATTTTAATTTCTGGGAAATGGTATGTTGCTCCGACTGAGCTTAACGGAACAATTATGCTTCCAGTGTTTCTAGTAGTCTTTCTTATCATAATGATCAAGCAATATCGAAAGCAGCAGCATTTTAGCCTGAAGCGCATCCTATTGCTTATTCTTTTTTTACTTTATCTGTGGCTGCTGTTAGATATCACACTATTTCCAATTCTATTATTTCCGCCCAATTCAGGACCATTTAAGTTGGGTTTAGGACGGCAGTTTTTTATCAATTTAATATTTTATGTTTTTCCAATGTACAGACCCCGGCAACTAATCGGTAATCTTATTCTACTGGCCCCACTATCGTTTTTTGCAGCTATTTTTAAGACAAGGTACAGAAAGTTTGGCAATAATCTTCGATTAATGTTTTTAAGTTCGCTCTTAATCGAAAGTCTGCAGCTGATTTTTAATATTTTTTATCTGG
Protein-coding regions in this window:
- a CDS encoding VanZ family protein → MIKQYRKQQHFSLKRILLLILFLLYLWLLLDITLFPILLFPPNSGPFKLGLGRQFFINLIFYVFPMYRPRQLIGNLILLAPLSFFAAIFKTRYRKFGNNLRLMFLSSLLIESLQLIFNIFYLGNRIFDVNDILLNTLGSILGFLFFKLLNLLSGIKKTSTSSKGKDRP